The following are from one region of the Quercus robur chromosome 1, dhQueRobu3.1, whole genome shotgun sequence genome:
- the LOC126728952 gene encoding L-type lectin-domain containing receptor kinase SIT2-like isoform X4, giving the protein MGLFQLFPMATILVSLHFLIIFYVSNIPLAFAQNENQFIYNGFHPAKLHLDGTAQLLSNSLLQLTNISSPQVGHAFFQFPLKFNTTSSGLSPSLSFSTDFVFAIVPQVPNVGGHGMAFTISPSSNFTNVAGNQYLGLFNSSNEGLTSNHILAIELDTALNPEFGDIDRNHVGIDVNSLNSTDSASAMYFSNKEGKNISLELTSGNPTQLWIDYDEAEKLLSVTLAPNGIPKPNRPLMSKSIDLSQYLLESMYVGFSAATGTLIPSNHYVLGWSFNKSGQAQSLDVSKLPSLPRQRKAKEIPRLMIMVFLIAVTLVLITITGAAYIIRRRKYEEIREDWEREYGPHRFTYKNLYKATKGFSDKELLGAGGFGKVYRGILPSSNTQIAVKKVSHDSKQGMKEFVAEIISMGRLRHRNLVQLLGYCRRRGELLLVYDYMPNGSLDKFLYSNEKPNLNWIQRFRILKGVASGLLYLHEEWEQIVLHRDVKASNVLLDAELNGRLGDFGLARLYDHGTNPQTTHVVGTVGYLAPELTRTGRATTCTDVFSFGAFMLEVACGRRPIELQGLPEEVLVDYVFLCWGKGAILDASDPRLEGNYVVEEMELVLKLGLFCSHLVPEARPSMRQVVQFLDGNAKLLELPNDKACFGTSTSNEASDFLLSFPSSFSIASAPSCSSIDSILRSGR; this is encoded by the exons ATGGGCCTTTTTCAACTTTTCCCAATGGCTACAATCCTTGTATCACTTCATTTCCTGATAATTTTCTACGTTTCCAATATTCCCCTGGCCTTCGCTCAAAATGAAAACCAATTCATCTACAATGGATTCCATCCAGCCAAGCTGCATCTTGATGGCACTGCTCAACTTCTCAGCAATAGTCTGCTGCAGCTAACCAAT ATTTCATCCCCGCAAGTTGGTCACGCTTTCTTCCAATTTCCTTTAAAATTCAACACAACTTCCTCAGGTCTAAGTccatctctctcattttctacAGACTTTGTATTCGCCATTGTTCCACAAGTGCCAAATGTTGGAGGTCACGGCATGGCCTTCACCATCAGTCCATCAAGTAACTTCACCAACGTTGCAGGAAATCAGTATCTAGGACTCTTCAATTCTTCAAATGAAGGCCTTACTTCAAATCACATTTTGGCCATCGAGCTTGACACTGCTCTGAATCCAGAATTTGGAGATATTGATAGAAATCATGTGGGAATCGATGTGAATAGCCTGAACTCAACTGATTCAGCTTCTGCAATGTATTTTTCCAAtaaagaagggaaaaatataagCTTGGAGCTCACAAGTGGGAATCCAACGCAACTTTGGATAGACTATGATGAGGCAGAAAAGTTACTGAGTGTAACACTAGCCCCGAACGGAATCCCAAAACCAAACCGGCCTCTCATGTCAAAGTCCATTGATCTGTCTCAATATCTCTTGGAATCTATGTATGTTGGTTTCTCTGCAGCAACTGGTACACTTATTCCAAGTAACCACTACGTTCTAGGATGGAGCTTTAATAAAAGTGGACAAGCACAAAGCCTTGATGTTTCGAAGCTTCCTTCACTTCCTCGACAAAGGAAAGCAAAAGAGATACCCAGACTAATGATCATGGTTTTTCTCATAGCAGTGACGCTTGTGCTGATAACAATCACTGGAGCTGCTTACATTATAAGAAGGAGGAAATATGAAGAAATACGTGAAGATTGGGAAAGGGAGTACGGTCCTCACAGATTCACCTATAAGAATCTCTACAAGGCAACCAAAGGTTTCTCAGACAAAGAGCTTCTTGGAGCAGGAGGTTTTGGAAAGGTTTATAGAGGAATACTTCCTTCTTCCAATACACAAATTGCAGTCAAGAAAGTCTCCCATGATTCCAAACAAGGGATGAAAGAATTTGTGGCTGAGATTATTAGCATGGGAAGGCTGAGGCACAGAAACTTGGTCCAGCTCCTGGGATATTGCCGGCGAAGAGGAGAACTCCTCTTGGTCTATGATTATATGCCCAACGGAAGCCTTGACAAGTTCTTATATAGCAATGAAAAGCCAAACCTTAACTGGATTCAACGGTTTCGGATCCTGAAAGGAGTAGCTTCTGGTCTTCTCTACCTCCATGAAGAGTGGGAACAGATTGTTCTACACAGAGATGTAAAAGCAAGTAATGTTCTATTAGATGCTGAATTAAATGGAAGGCTAGGAGATTTTGGCCTTGCCAGATTATACGACCACGGTACCAATCCTCAAACCACCCATGTGGTTGGGACAGTGGGTTATTTGGCTCCAGAGCTTACTAGAACAGGAAGGGCAACCACTTGCACTGATGTGTTTTCTTTTGGGGCTTTCATGCTTGAGGTGGCTTGTGGAAGGAGGCCTATAGAGCTACAAGGACTGCCTGAAGAGGTTTTGGTTGATTACGTCTTTCTGTGCTGGGGAAAAGGAGCCATCCTTGATGCTAGTGATCCTAGATTGGAAGGTAATTATGTGGTGGAGGAAATGGAATTGGTTTTGAAACTAGGCCTGTTTTGCTCACACTTAGTGCCAGAAGCTAGGCCTAGCATGAGGCAAGTGGTGCAGTTTTTGGATGGCAATGCTAAGCTGCTGGAACTACCAAATGACAAAGCTTGTTTTGGTACATCTACAAGTAATGAAGCGTCTGATTTCTTGTTGTCATTTCCCTCATCTTTTAGCATAGCTTCTGCCCCTTCCTGTTCTAGCATTGATTCAATCCTCAGAAGTGGTCGTTGA